The DNA sequence TTATTGAATTGTAACAGTAACGTAAGATCATACACATTACTCTTCTGAATCTGGCTCTAGTGAGGAATCAGTACAGGAATGGATATCCatacaaacaaaagaaaacaagtTCTGAGCACTACTCAGATCAATCTCTCCAGGCCTGGTTCCAATATTCAGCCTACCTTTTTTTCCTTCCCATACATTCACTATCTATGATTCTACCGAACCACGCAATGTCCACTCTCTCTGTTCCCTCCCACCACACCAGCTCATGATTCTATTATGCACACTAGGACTTGAGTCCCCTGGACACAGTTCTTCCGATCGTCCTAATTTAGTTACTCACTGAACTTCCTTCTAGAACATACAATGGAAACCCATGGGTTCATATCAACTTAGTATAAGAAAGACCTCCATCTTActctttaaaagaaaaaaaaaattgtattattCATATAATCCAGAAGGTCACAACATAAGCTCATGACTCATACAGAACAAGAGCTTTACATGCATTTCATAAACCAATCAGGACCAGGACAATAGGTTCACGTTTATAAGTTTGCCCTATAATATTATCGAGTATGATGCACAGTCCATTCAAACACTGCTACAGAAACTGAAATAGGAAATAATAAAGCAAATCAACATGATtagtttattctttttttttataagcaATCAACACCAAATTTCCATCTTATAACTACAAAAGGAATTTATCAAAGTGAATGCACAAAAATAATCTTAACCAACTGTCCACATTTTTGTTTCATAACTCAATTGCACAAAGATGTGGTAGTTAAAAGTAGTTACTCATTAGCTACTGTGTTATGATAGTCGATAGAGCTTAGAACTAGTTATAGTTAGTTGTTTATGTAACTCATCTAGAGAGTATATAAACAATGTACACCACAGAATTCGGAGAGCTGGATTGTTCATTTCTGCAATAACACACTACTCCAGAATCTCAagctcttttcttcttcctcaagTTTCCTCTCCCTTCATGGAGAGTGACACCATTGTAAAGAAATGTAGACTAAGATCTCATAAGATTTTACCTATCCTACTTCTACCTCCTCGCTAATAACTATAACACTTGCATCAGATCCCACAAATCACAAGAAAACCAAGACCCTATTTCAAAATACAGAACCATTGTGTTACAAGGCCCTAAATTCACAAGCTAATTACCCTAAAAATCTGAACAATATTTGATtcaaatcactagaattgattAATTGAACCCCATGCATAATTTACAGTACAACATCAACACCTACAATTATAGATATAAATTCAGAAAGACATGTACAAAAACACATGAAACCaaatatacaaaatttgaaggaaaaaataatgaaaaattaagCATTAATCAAGAAGATTTACTAGTTCTCATAACAATACTTGTCATTCTCATTCCAATCAAGCTAACATTACTGGAACTAACAAACCTCGATTTCCTGAACAGACCAACGACCTCCCTCACCTCATCGTCCCCGCACTCCGCGACGGCGACAACACACGAACCGCCGGACCTGACAGTGCGCTCCATCTCCGCCGCGAACCTCGCCGGGAACAGCGCCTCATCAAGCCTTGCGGAGAACGTGAGGTCGAACGCACCGTCGAAGAACGGCAGGTTGTGCGGATCAGCGCGCTGGACGAGCGGCGGCGAATCGACGAGCTCCACACCGGTGACGTCCTCGACGCCGGAACCGGAGAGTGCGGCGACCTCGTGGCCGGCGCCGGCTGAGACGCAGAGAACCTTGGAGTGGTTGGCGAGGATGCCGAGGCGGCGAAGCGGGAGGAAGACGGCGGAGAAGGACTGAACCTTGGAGTTCCAGTCACGCGTGGACCAGAGGCGCTGGTTCTTCTTATGGAGCGGCGCGTGGATGCGCGTGGTAAAATCGCAGGTGGATTTGGGGAACCGAAGGTGGGGTTTGAGTGGGGCGTCGGAAGGGACACACGTGTCGGGggtttggaggaagagaagtaTGAGAGTGGTGGAAGCTATTGCTATGGCCACGAACGATAGCCTCTTCAGGAACCTCTCTATTTCCCTATCCATCactctttcttttatttctttgaaaaaacaaaaagaaaatgaaaattaatatgtgcttcttttcttcttctttacttGTGAAGGCTGAAAATTCATGAATTCTTTGCTGCTTTCTGCGTCTGCGATGTGGTTCTGATCTGGTGCTGATCTGTGTTTCCCTGGCACTTTTGTGCACTCTTCTGGTAAGTGAAGTAGCTTGTCTAGTATGGATCCTTTTCAAAATGGTGCTTCATGCTCATTGCTATTTAGGGTAAGGATTCATTGAAGGTCATTAATTaaatctattaaaaaataaactttaatttttctATTAGTCTTATAATTTtggtaaatttttaatttagtttttatattttttttaattaaatttttaattttttttttaattagcccctattataacaaaaatattcgGTATAACAAAATATTTCGTTCTTAAATTGAAGATAccttaatttttttgaatctCTAATTatctatctttttttatttttataaagataaaattaaccTTTTCACTTGTCTAGAAGTGATAATGAGTAAGGTAGGATAGGATTTGAACCTAATTCTAGTCCTATTTGCAggttaaatttattattaaaatttaactctATTTTATTTGCGGATTAAAAACaacctaaccctaaccctataTGTGGTCAATATGTAGGTATCCGATTCTATCGTGAATTTTTTACAAATATGCAATGTTATTATATAATCGAATGAGCATgcaaattaaaattcaatacaaaCAACATAATCATCTCGGCACAATAGTCCCATAATTAACATAACCATCAAATGTTCAATTCTATATAGAAGTTTTTGTTTAAAGTAATAACAcaatacaaataaaatattgTGATATTATgttgtatttatatattactataatagaattagtttttatataaataaaaatgttaaattattaaCTTATGATCTTGGTTTAATAATAAAGATTTTTTGTATTAAGAGGTCCTTAGTTCAACACCTACCtataacatatttttataaCATATACATTTATATGGTGTGAATGATCGAGTTGACAACTCTACCCGatcaaattagataaaattggaTACCGCAAGTAAGATGTATGTTGTCATCCCGACATTTGTCCTCCTCTTTCTGTCtgctttatctgctctcacctctctctctcccacCCTAATGCTATACATGCAAACTAAAGAATATCTCACTGTAGTTGGTGATATGATAAAGTCAATTTTTATGCCAATCTATAAGGTTAGTATTTGAGTTATCTTAATTGTTTGTCTaataaatttaacttttttCAGCATTTATTTCTTCAAAATTTTGGTTCTTCTATTTCCATGCATTCTATTTCTTGAACTCTTGTCTATGTTGTACTTCTAATCccttaatatattttttctttcattattaaCTTGAAAAAAGAGGTGCTATTAAGGAGAGAACTTGTGACCACAATAAAAATTGGATGTTTGCGGTTGAAATTCTTCATAATGACAATATACTtagatataaataattatttcaatCTATTTAATGTACAAAAAAATACTAGTGTCATTAGTGAAGAGCAACATCGTCTTGGTAAATATCACCTTGGGTCGAATTAGATGAAGCAGATAGGCAGAGGTTAAACAAATGATGGAAGAAAAGAGGCGACAAAATGAGtaatttttaagaataaatagTTACTTGATAGAGAATCTTATGCAAACTCATATGCATATCATGCAGCAACACACAACAGAATATAACTTAAGTAGATTAGTTATTGAGTTTGTTACTATTATTGCCATCTGGAAGTAGTTAGTTAGAATTGAATTAGCACTATATAAGCTTGTTTCCATAGCGATAGTTAGTTGAGTTCTTTCACTGTAGATAGAGTTTATGCCTATTCCATTtcttctctcaattctctctaTTAGCATGTGTTCTCTCTGCTTCGCTCACCTTCTTTCACATGGTGTGGTGAATGTAGAGATCAAAGAATGCACCAAGGGATTGAATTGAAGAAGGGGCTTAATCATTCAGACTTGATAATCATAAATGTAAGTTCTAAATCGCTAGTTAGCGTGCAGTGATGGAACCAATTCGCAGAATCGCACAACTAGAGGCACGATCACCATTGGAGAACCTCGATCTTCAAGTAATTTCAGTATTTTTGAATCAACTTTCTGTAATTCAAGCGCACATAAACAAAAGCAACGAAGAACTAAGCCAAAATCCTACGAGTCCTTTTTACTTACATCCCTCCGAAAATCTAGGTATATCCATAACTCATGAAATTctaaatggaaggaacaatggAGATTGAAGTAGAGCTATAAATTTTGCTCTAAAATCAAAGAACAAACTTAGGTTTATTGATGGTAAGCTTAAATAAGCCAGAAAAGTAAGATTCTCTATTTGAGGCGTGGGAACAATGTAACATATATGTAGTTGCATAGATCAATCGTTCACTAGAGCCTGACATTTTCAAAAGTGTGAGCTAGAATTATAGCACTGGATCTTTGAAAAAACCTAAAATATAGGTATTACCAAGGTGACCGCTTGACAAatcccaatttgacggtttatcttgtattgattttaggggattttataaccttttactcatatttatccattgaaatagcatggttttgtatattctcctttaattgtgcttaagagggaaaacatgctttttaggtcttaaaatgaataaatttaattcaccttgattccattagatgccttgatatgtttgctaagtgatttcagatttagaaggcaaagattggatcaagggaatgaagaaagaagcatgaaaagttggagaactcatgaagaaatgaaagaaccggaaagctgtcaagccgacctcttcgcacttaaacgaccataacttgagctacagaggtccaaatgatgcggttccagttgggttagaaagctaacatccggggcttcgaaacgatataagatttgccatagttgctacacgtatggtggcgcgcacgcgcaaagtacgcgcacgcgccgttgctgccacctagttcacttaaagcaacatgtggccagcgattttagaagccttgtgggcccaatccaactcatttctgatgctatttaagccaagaattgaaggggaatcaacatactttcaTATACTCACATACTttagaagttagttaccattagtcatagtttagtttagaagtagtttctagagagagaagctctcacttctctctaggattaggattaggattagttcttagatctaggttttagtctttactttcttctacttctacctttcaatttctttgttgttacattcatcttcctctattcttttgttgtaatttcctttatgttgttcttgtgtttttgttgtagatctacttttgtttcttctactttcttccaattcaattcaaggtaattcataataaatgcgtttcttttgattgttgttattaattctttgcaataattgttgttagattctattcttgttatcaatttactatgcttttctttcatgccttccaagtgtttgatgaaatgcttggttggattttagtgtaggttttgttcctcttggcatAGGTAGAGTGATTAGTGACACTTGaattatctaattcctttgttgattgatgattagaagttgctaattaatttgaatgcctctaaagctagtctttcctttaggagttgattaggacttgagggatcaaattgattcatccacttgactttcctccatagttagaggttaactaagtgggagtaatggacaatttgttatcacaattgaggaggataattaggataggacttctagttctcatatcttgccaagagctttgttagttgttagtttactttctttgtcatttatatttcttgtccaaaagctaaaaaaccccaaatataattc is a window from the Arachis stenosperma cultivar V10309 chromosome 3, arast.V10309.gnm1.PFL2, whole genome shotgun sequence genome containing:
- the LOC130970541 gene encoding uncharacterized protein LOC130970541 — protein: MDREIERFLKRLSFVAIAIASTTLILLFLQTPDTCVPSDAPLKPHLRFPKSTCDFTTRIHAPLHKKNQRLWSTRDWNSKVQSFSAVFLPLRRLGILANHSKVLCVSAGAGHEVAALSGSGVEDVTGVELVDSPPLVQRADPHNLPFFDGAFDLTFSARLDEALFPARFAAEMERTVRSGGSCVVAVAECGDDEVREVVGLFRKSRFVSSSNVSLIGMRMTSIVMRTSKSS